The Pseudopipra pipra isolate bDixPip1 chromosome 6, bDixPip1.hap1, whole genome shotgun sequence genome includes a region encoding these proteins:
- the LOC135416372 gene encoding inositol 1,4,5-trisphosphate receptor-interacting protein-like 1, with protein sequence MEALIVLVLLLQTFIQYPHVVGDGLDEASCLRMEMREKCLNQEMTRLLQELEQSSLEPGVGAWGALLWATLEQWHFWALLGVLGLLLALAFSLRKRSREPHGSAPQENASSNLEAQEDQVNGRANVEENNAAGREERKYGANGDQEQDPDSKLGRFIEEYIRWPVLDRGCVITDLIDDLTRAFGHHLSNRFYPVPQQAIGMGSAFEGWSPRKEDVVYRVLVPLSPPPGHTFHLEPNTAAGMPGKNFCVRVEQVHIPEEKLRRNKKSILLYNLCTRSYLDVEKTTLWFRLMVRASWSRLPQSNHWRLRVLPSRRSCTLRLTKGGESFCVEVLFGVQQGNSDIYVSSQSREALFTPSTVWPETYGVAEMKFFSHIARQAPPDSCHLRCLQLLARAGGGRAFSNYTLKTIMMHLLNTIPMAQWCRRHCRQRLLESLDYLRCSLQKKRLDCFVIGNQSIPAQIDLPPHFQTLQPPNLFWHLAQDPDAHREAWQDFFFLRYRLKQLLRAIDGEASSAPGAHIA encoded by the coding sequence atggaggCCTTAATAGTCCTTGTCCTTCTCCTGCAAACCTTCATCCAGTACCCCCACGTGGTGGGTGATGGGCTGGATGAGGCCAGCTGTTTGCGCATGGAGATGCGGGAGAAGTGTCTCAACCAGGAAATGACtcggctgctgcaggagctggagcagagcagcctggagcCCGGTGTCGGGGCCTGGggagccctgctctgggctACCTTGGAGCAGTGGCACTTCTGGGCTCTTCTTGGAGTCCTGGGCCTTCTCTTGGCACTGGCCTTTAGCCTCAGGAAAAGGAGCCGTGAGCCACACGGCAGTGCACCACAGGAGAATGCCAGCAGCAACTTGGAGGCGCAGGAAGATCAAGTTAATGGCCGTGCAAATGTGGAAGAAAACAATGctgctggaagagaagaaaggaaatacgGTGCAAATGGAGACCAAGAGCAAGATCCTGACAGTAAGCTTGGCAGGTTTATAGAGGAGTACATTCGCTGGCCTGTTCTGGACAGAGGTTGCGTGATAACTGACCTGATAGATGATTTGACACGTGCCTTTGGACACCACTTGTCAAATCGTTTCTACCCAGTGCCACAGCAAGCCATCGGCATGGGCAGTGCCTTTGAAGGTTGGAGTCCCCGCAAGGAGGATGTTGTGTACCGTGTCCTCGTACCCCTCAGTCCTCCCCCGGGGCACACCTTCCACCTGGAGCCGAACACTGCTGCAGGCATGCCAGGAAAGAACTTCTGCGTCCGTGTGGAGCAGGTCCACATCCCGGAGGAAAAGCTGAGGAGGAATAAGAAGTCCATCCTCCTCTACAACCTCTGTACTCGTTCCTACCTCGATGTGGAGAAAACTACCCTATGGTTCCGTCTGATGGTGAGAGCAAGTTGGTCGCGTTTGCCTCAGTCCAACCACTGGCGTTTAAGGGTGCTGCCCTCCAGACGCTCCTGTACACTCCGGCTGACCAAAGGCGGAGAAAGCTTCTGCGTTGAGGTGCTGTTTGGGGTGCAGCAAGGAAACTCAGACATCTATGTGAGCAGCCAGTCTAGAGAGGCCCTCTTCACCCCAAGCACAGTGTGGCCGGAGACCTACGGCGTGGCAGAGATGAAGTTCTTCAGCCACATTGCCCGGCAGGCTCCACCTGACAGCTGCCACCTCAgatgcctgcagctcctggcccGTGCTGGGGGGGGCAGAGCCTTTTCCAATTATACCCTCAAGACTATCATGATGCACCTCCTCAACACCATCCCCATGGCCCAGTGGTGCAGGAGGCATTGCCGCCAGCGGCTGCTGGAGAGCTTGGATTACCTGCGCTGCTCCCTGCAGAAGAAACGCCTGGACTGCTTTGTCATAGGCAACCAGAGCATCCCAGCGCAGATCGACTTGCCTCCGCACTTCCAAACGCTTCAGCCACCCAACCTTTTCTGGCACCTGGCACAGGATCCAGATGCCCACAGAGAGGCCTGGCAAGACTTCTTTTTCCTCCGCTATCGGCTCAAACAACTGCTCAGGGCCATTGACGGAGAAGCCAGCTCTGCTCCGGGGGCTCACATCGCATAA
- the LOC135416374 gene encoding inositol 1,4,5-trisphosphate receptor-interacting protein-like 1, translated as MEALIVLVLLLQTFIQYPHVVGDGLDEASRLRMEMREKYLNQEMTRLLQELEQSSLEPSVGAWGALLWATLEQWHFWALLGVLGLLLALAFSLRKRSREPHGSAPQENASSNLEAQEDQVNGRANVEENNAAGREERKYGANGDQEQDPDSKLGRFIEEYIRWPVLDRGCVITGLIDDLTRAFGHHLSNRFYPVPQQAIGMGSAFEGWSPRKEDVVYRVLVPLSPPPGHTFHLEPNTAAGMPGKNFCIRVEQVHIPEEKLRRNKKSILLYNLCTRSYLDVEKTTLWFRLMVRASWSRLPQSKHWRLRVLPSRRSCTLRLTKGGESFCVEVLFGVQQGNSDIYVSSQSREALFTPSTVWPETYGVAEMKFFSHIARQAPPDSCHLRCLQLLVRAGGGRAFSNYTLKTIMMHLLNTIPMAQWCRRHCRQWLLESLDYLRCSLQKKCLDCFVIGNQSIPAQIDLPPHFQTLQPPNLFWHLAQDPDAHREAWQDFFFLRYRLKQLLRAIDGEASSAGGAHIA; from the coding sequence atggaggCCTTAATAGTCCTTGTCCTTCTCCTGCAAACCTTCATCCAGTACCCACACGTGGTGGGTGATGGGCTGGATGAGGCCAGCCGTTTGCGCATGGAGATGCGGGAGAAGTATCTCAACCAGGAAATGACtcggctgctgcaggagctggagcagagcagcctggagcCCAGTGTCGGGGCCTGGggagccctgctctgggctACCTTGGAGCAGTGGCACTTCTGGGCTCTTCTTGGAGTCCTGGGCCTTCTCTTGGCACTGGCCTTTAGCCTCAGGAAAAGGAGCCGTGAGCCACACGGCAGTGCACCACAGGAGAATGCCAGCAGCAACTTGGAGGCGCAGGAAGATCAAGTTAATGGCCGTGCAAATGTGGAAGAAAACAATGctgctggaagagaagaaaggaagtaCGGTGCAAATGGAGACCAAGAGCAAGATCCCGACAGTAAGCTTGGCAGGTTTATAGAGGAGTACATTCGCTGGCCTGTTCTGGACAGAGGTTGCGTGATAACTGGCCTGATAGATGATTTGACACGTGCCTTTGGACACCACTTGTCAAATCGTTTCTACCCAGTGCCACAGCAAGCCATCGGCATGGGCAGTGCCTTTGAAGGTTGGAGTCCCCGCAAGGAGGATGTTGTGTACCGTGTCCTCGTACCCCTCAGTCCTCCCCCGGGGCACACCTTCCACCTGGAGCCGAACACTGCCGCAGGCATGCCAGGAAAGAACTTCTGCATCCGTGTGGAGCAGGTCCACATCCCGGAGGAAAAGCTGAGGAGGAATAAGAAGTCCATCCTCCTCTACAACCTCTGTACTCGTTCCTACCTCGATGTGGAGAAAACTACCCTATGGTTCCGTCTGATGGTGAGAGCAAGTTGGTCGCGTTTGCCTCAGTCCAAACACTGGCGTTTAAGGGTGCTGCCCTCCAGGCGCTCCTGTACACTCCGGCTGACCAAAGGCGGAGAAAGCTTCTGCGTTGAGGTGCTGTTTGGGGTGCAGCAAGGAAACTCAGACATCTATGTGAGCAGCCAGTCTAGAGAGGCCCTCTTCACCCCAAGCACAGTGTGGCCGGAGACCTACGGCGTGGCAGAGATGAAGTTCTTCAGCCACATTGCCCGGCAGGCTCCACCTGACAGCTGCCACCTCAGATGCCTGCAGCTCTTGGTCCGTGCTGGGGGGGGCAGAGCCTTTTCCAATTATACCCTCAAGACCATCATGATGCACCTCCTCAACACCATCCCCATGGCCCAGTGGTGCAGGAGGCATTGCCGCCAGTGGCTGCTGGAGAGCTTGGATTACCTGCGCTGCTCCCTGCAGAAGAAATGCCTGGACTGCTTTGTCATAGGCAACCAGAGCATCCCAGCGCAGATCGACTTGCCTCCGCACTTCCAAACGCTTCAGCCACCCAACCTTTTCTGGCACCTGGCACAGGATCCAGATGCCCACAGAGAGGCCTGGCAAGACTTCTTTTTCCTCCGCTATCGGCTCAAACAACTGCTCAGGGCCATTGACGGAGaagccagctctgctgggggggctcacATCGCATAA
- the LOC135416373 gene encoding inositol 1,4,5-trisphosphate receptor-interacting protein-like 1, with product MEALIVLVLLVQTFIQYPHVVGDGLDEASRLHMEMWEKYLNQEMTRLLQELEQSSLEPGVRAWGALLWATLEQWHFWALLGVLGLLLALAFSLRKRSREPHGSAPQENASSNLEAQEDQVNGRANVEENNAAGREERKYGANGDQEQDPDSKLGRFIEEYIRWPVLDRGCVITDLIDDLTRAFGHHLSNRFYPVPQQAIGMGSAFEGWSPRKEDVVYRVLVPLSPPPGHTFHLEPNTAAGMPGKNFCVRVEQVHIPEEKLRRNKKSILLYNLCTRSYLDVEKTTLWFRLMVRASWSRLPQSNHWRLRVLPSRRSCTLRLTKGGESFCVEVLFGVQQGNSDIYVSSQSREALFTPSTVWPETYGVAEMKFFSHIARQAPPDSCHLRCLQLLARAGGGRAFSNYTLKTIMMHLLNTIPMAQWCRRHCRQRLLESLDYLRCSLQKKRLDCFVIGNQSIPAQIDLPPHFQTLQPPNLFWHLAQDPDAHREAWQDFFFLRYRLKQLLRAIDGEASSAGGAHIA from the coding sequence atggaggCCTTAATAGTCCTTGTCCTTCTCGTGCAAACCTTCATCCAGTACCCACACGTGGTGGGTGATGGGCTGGATGAGGCCAGCCGTTTGCACATGGAGATGTGGGAGAAGTATCTCAACCAGGAAATGACtcggctgctgcaggagctggagcagagcagcctggagcCCGGTGTCAGGGCCTGGggagccctgctctgggctACCTTGGAGCAGTGGCACTTCTGGGCTCTTCTTGGTGTCCTGGGCCTTCTCTTGGCACTGGCCTTTAGCCTCAGGAAAAGGAGCCGTGAGCCACACGGCAGTGCACCACAGGAGAATGCCAGCAGCAACTTGGAGGCGCAGGAAGATCAAGTTAATGGCCGTGCAAATGTGGAAGAAAACAATGctgctggaagagaagaaaggaaatacgGTGCAAATGGAGACCAAGAGCAAGATCCTGACAGTAAGCTTGGCAGGTTTATAGAGGAGTACATTCGCTGGCCTGTTCTGGACAGAGGTTGCGTGATAACTGACCTGATAGATGATTTGACACGTGCCTTTGGACACCACTTGTCAAATCGTTTCTACCCAGTGCCACAGCAAGCCATCGGCATGGGCAGTGCCTTTGAAGGTTGGAGTCCCCGCAAGGAGGATGTTGTGTACCGTGTCCTCGTACCCCTCAGTCCTCCCCCGGGGCACACCTTCCACCTGGAGCCGAACACTGCCGCAGGCATGCCAGGAAAGAACTTCTGCGTCCGTGTGGAGCAGGTCCACATCCCGGAGGAAAAGCTGAGGAGGAATAAGAAGTCCATCCTCCTCTACAACCTCTGTACTCGTTCCTACCTCGATGTGGAGAAAACTACCCTATGGTTCCGTCTGATGGTGAGAGCAAGTTGGTCGCGTTTGCCTCAGTCCAACCACTGGCGTTTAAGGGTGCTGCCCTCCAGACGCTCCTGTACACTCCGATTGACCAAAGGCGGAGAAAGCTTCTGCGTTGAGGTGCTGTTTGGGGTGCAGCAAGGAAACTCAGACATCTATGTGAGCAGCCAGTCTAGAGAGGCCCTCTTCACCCCAAGCACAGTGTGGCCGGAGACCTACGGCGTGGCAGAGATGAAGTTCTTCAGCCACATTGCCCGGCAGGCTCCACCTGACAGCTGCCACCTCAgatgcctgcagctcctggcccGTGCTGGGGGGGGCAGAGCCTTTTCCAATTATACCCTCAAGACTATCATGATGCACCTCCTCAACACCATCCCCATGGCCCAGTGGTGCAGGAGGCATTGCCGCCAGCGGCTGCTGGAGAGCTTGGATTACCTGCGCTGCTCCCTGCAGAAGAAACGCCTGGACTGCTTTGTCATAGGCAACCAGAGCATCCCAGCGCAGATCGACTTGCCTCCGCACTTCCAAACGCTTCAGCCACCCAACCTTTTCTGGCACCTGGCACAGGATCCAGATGCCCACAGAGAGGCCTGGCAAGACTTCTTTTTCCTCCGCTATCGGCTCAAACAACTGCTCAGGGCCATTGACGGAGaagccagctctgctgggggggctcacATCGCATAA
- the LOC135416375 gene encoding inositol 1,4,5-trisphosphate receptor-interacting protein-like 1, whose amino-acid sequence MEALIVLVLLLQTFIQYPHVVGDGLDEVSRLRMEMREKYLNQEMTRLLQELEQSSLEPGVRAWGALLWATLEQWHFWALLGVLGLLLALAFSLRKRSCEPHGSAPQENASSNLEAQEDQVNGRANVEENNAAGREERKYGANGDQEQDPDSKLGRFIEEYIRWPVLDRGCMITGLIDDLTRAFGHHLSNRFYPVPQQAIGMGSAFEGWSPRKEDVVYRVLVPLSPPPGHTFHLEPNTAAGMPGKNFCVRVEQVHIPEEKLRRNKKSILLYNLCTRSYLDVEKTTLWFRLMVRASWSRLPQSKHWRLRVLPSRRSCTLRLTKGGESFCVEVLFGVQQGNSDIYVSSQSREALFTPSTVWPETYGVAEMKFFSHIARQAPPDSCHLRCLQLLARAGGGRAFSKYTLKTIMMHLLNTIPMAQWCRRHCRQRLLESLDYLRCSLQKKRLDCFVIGNHSIPPQIDLPPHFQTLQPPNLFWHLAQDPDAHREAWQDFFFLRYRLKQLFRAIDGEASSAGGAHIA is encoded by the coding sequence atggaggCCTTAATAGTCCTTGTCCTTCTCCTGCAAACCTTCATCCAGTACCCACACGTGGTGGGTGATGGGCTGGATGAGGTCAGCCGTTTGCGCATGGAGATGCGGGAGAAGTATCTCAACCAGGAAATGACtcggctgctgcaggagctggagcagagcagcctggagcCCGGTGTCAGGGCCTGGggagccctgctctgggctACCTTGGAGCAGTGGCACTTCTGGGCTCTTCTTGGAGTCCTGGGCCTTCTCTTGGCACTGGCCTTTAGCCTCAGGAAAAGGAGTTGTGAGCCACACGGCAGTGCACCACAGGAGAATGCCAGCAGCAACTTGGAGGCGCAGGAAGATCAAGTTAATGGCCGTGCAAATGTGGAAGAAAACAATGctgctggaagagaagaaaggaagtaCGGTGCAAATGGAGACCAAGAGCAAGATCCCGACAGTAAGCTTGGCAGGTTTATAGAGGAGTACATTCGCTGGCCTGTTCTGGACAGAGGTTGCATGATAACTGGCCTGATAGATGATTTGACACGTGCCTTTGGACACCACTTGTCAAATCGTTTCTACCCAGTGCCACAGCAAGCCATCGGCATGGGCAGTGCCTTTGAAGGTTGGAGTCCCCGCAAGGAGGATGTTGTGTACCGTGTCCTCGTACCCCTCAGTCCTCCCCCGGGGCACACCTTCCACCTGGAGCCGAACACTGCCGCAGGCATGCCAGGAAAGAACTTCTGCGTCCGTGTGGAGCAGGTCCACATCCCGGAGGAAAAGCTGAGGAGGAATAAGAAGTCCATCCTCCTCTACAACCTCTGTACTCGTTCCTACCTCGATGTGGAGAAAACTACCCTATGGTTCCGTCTGATGGTGAGAGCAAGTTGGTCGCGTTTGCCTCAGTCCAAACACTGGCGTTTAAGGGTGCTGCCCTCCAGGCGCTCCTGTACACTCCGGCTGACCAAAGGCGGAGAAAGCTTCTGCGTTGAGGTGTTGTTTGGGGTGCAGCAAGGAAACTCAGACATCTATGTGAGCAGCCAGTCTAGAGAGGCCCTCTTCACCCCAAGCACAGTGTGGCCGGAGACCTACGGCGTGGCAGAGATGAAGTTCTTCAGCCACATTGCCCGGCAGGCTCCACCTGACAGCTGCCACCTCAGATGCCTGCAGCTCTTGGCCCGTGCTGGGGGGGGCAGAGCCTTTTCCAAATATACCCTCAAGACCATCATGATGCACCTCCTCAACACCATCCCCATGGCCCAGTGGTGCAGGAGGCATTGCCGCCAGCGGCTGCTGGAGAGCTTGGATTACCTGCGCTGCTCCCTGCAGAAGAAACGCCTGGACTGCTTTGTCATAGGCAACCACAGCATCCCACCGCAGATCGACTTGCCTCCGCACTTCCAAACGCTTCAGCCACCCAACCTTTTCTGGCACCTGGCACAGGATCCAGATGCCCACAGAGAGGCCTGGCAAGACTTCTTTTTCCTCCGCTATCGGCTCAAACAACTGTTCAGGGCCATTGACGGAGaagccagctctgctgggggggctcacATCGCATAA
- the LOC135416376 gene encoding inositol 1,4,5-trisphosphate receptor-interacting protein-like 1, with translation MEALIVLVLLLQTFIQYPHVVGDGLDEASRLRMEMREKYLNQEMTRLLQELEQSSLEPSVGAWGALLWATLEQWHFWALLGVLGLLLALAFSLRKRSREPHGSAPQENASSNLEAQEDQVNGRANVEENNAAGREERKYGANGDQEQDPDSKLGRFIEEYIRWPVLDRGCVITGLIDDLTRAFGHHLSNRFYPVPQQAIGMGSAFEGWSPRKEDVVYRVLVPLSPPPGHTFHLEPNTAAGMPGKNFCIRVEQVHIPEEKLWRNKKSILLYNLCTRSYLDVEKTTLWFRLMVRASWSRLPQSKHWRLRVLPSRRSCTLRLTKGGESFCVEVLFGVQQGNSDIYVSSQSREALFTPSTVWPETYGVAEMKFFSHIARQAPPDSCHLRCLQLLVRAGGGRAFSNYTLKTIMMHLLNTIPMAQWCRRHCRQRLLESLDYLRCSLQKKCLDCFVIGNQSIPAQIDLPPHFQTLQPPNLFWHLAQDPDAHREAWQDFFFLRYRLKQLLRAIDGEASSAGGAHIA, from the coding sequence atggaggCCTTAATAGTCCTTGTCCTTCTCCTGCAAACCTTCATCCAGTACCCACACGTGGTGGGTGATGGGCTGGATGAGGCCAGCCGTTTGCGCATGGAGATGCGGGAGAAGTATCTCAACCAGGAAATGACtcggctgctgcaggagctggagcagagcagcctggagcCCAGTGTCGGGGCCTGGggagccctgctctgggctACCTTGGAGCAGTGGCACTTCTGGGCTCTTCTTGGAGTCCTGGGCCTTCTCTTGGCACTGGCCTTTAGCCTCAGGAAAAGGAGCCGTGAGCCACACGGCAGTGCACCACAGGAGAATGCCAGCAGCAACTTGGAGGCGCAGGAAGATCAAGTTAATGGCCGTGCAAATGTGGAAGAAAACAATGctgctggaagagaagaaaggaagtaCGGTGCAAATGGAGACCAAGAGCAAGATCCCGACAGTAAGCTTGGCAGGTTTATAGAGGAGTACATTCGCTGGCCTGTTCTGGACAGAGGTTGCGTGATAACTGGCCTGATAGATGATTTGACACGTGCCTTTGGACACCACTTGTCAAATCGTTTCTACCCAGTGCCACAGCAAGCCATCGGCATGGGCAGTGCCTTTGAAGGTTGGAGTCCCCGCAAGGAGGATGTTGTGTACCGTGTCCTCGTACCCCTCAGTCCTCCCCCGGGGCACACCTTCCACCTGGAGCCGAACACTGCCGCAGGCATGCCAGGAAAGAACTTCTGCATCCGTGTGGAGCAGGTCCACATCCCGGAGGAAAAGCTGTGGAGGAATAAGAAGTCCATCCTCCTCTACAACCTCTGTACTCGTTCCTACCTCGATGTGGAGAAAACTACCCTATGGTTCCGTCTGATGGTGAGAGCAAGTTGGTCGCGTTTGCCTCAGTCCAAACACTGGCGTTTAAGGGTGCTGCCCTCCAGGCGCTCCTGTACACTCCGGCTGACCAAAGGCGGAGAAAGCTTCTGCGTTGAGGTGCTGTTTGGGGTGCAGCAAGGAAACTCAGACATCTATGTGAGCAGCCAGTCTAGAGAGGCCCTCTTCACCCCAAGCACAGTGTGGCCGGAGACCTACGGCGTGGCAGAGATGAAGTTCTTCAGCCACATTGCCCGGCAGGCTCCACCTGACAGCTGCCACCTCAGATGCCTGCAGCTCTTGGTCCGTGCTGGGGGGGGCAGAGCCTTTTCCAATTATACCCTCAAGACCATCATGATGCACCTCCTCAACACCATCCCCATGGCCCAGTGGTGCAGGAGGCATTGCCGCCAGCGGCTGCTGGAGAGCTTGGATTACCTGCGCTGCTCCCTGCAGAAGAAATGCCTGGACTGCTTTGTCATAGGCAACCAGAGCATCCCAGCGCAGATCGACTTGCCTCCGCACTTCCAAACGCTTCAGCCACCCAACCTTTTCTGGCACCTGGCACAGGATCCAGATGCCCACAGAGAGGCCTGGCAAGACTTCTTTTTCCTCCGCTATCGGCTCAAACAACTGCTCAGGGCCATTGACGGAGaagccagctctgctgggggggctcacATCGCATAA